The Candidatus Tectomicrobia bacterium sequence CGGGGGCGCCCGGAGGCGCCCCCGCCACTCCGGAGTCTCGATCAGACCTGCTCGTCCAGCAAAACGCCGCTCGGGCTGGCCGCCTTGAGCTGCTCGGCCATGAACAAAATTCCCTCGGGCGGGAACTGGCGGATCAATTTGCCCGTCCCGCTGTGATAGATCGAGAAAACGAAGGAGCGCGTCTCCTCGTCCACCGAAACCTCGACCCGGAATCGGTTCACGTCCAGCCGCTCGCTCAGTTCCCTGGCCAGGGCCTTCGCCTCCGTCCCGGAGATCTGGACGGGAGGAGCCGGATTCTGCTGAACGGGAGGGCCCGCCTGCGGCCCTCCCCCGGTGGAGAGTGGAGCAACGACCGTGGGTGCCGGTCTGGGCTCGCCGGAGGCAACCGGGGCAATCACGTTGCCTTCTATCATGATGTATCCCCCCGGATGTCCGCCTCCCGGGGGCCGGGACCTCCCTGGCCCCGGCCCCCCGCGGAGGCGCTGTTACTGCCTTCTGCTAGATGCGGCCTCTCTCCTTACCGGAGGAGCTGGAGCACCGCCTGCGGGATGGCGTTGGCCTGCGTCAGGATGGCCGTGCCCGCCTGCAGGAGGATCTG is a genomic window containing:
- a CDS encoding flagellar protein FlaG, coding for MIEGNVIAPVASGEPRPAPTVVAPLSTGGGPQAGPPVQQNPAPPVQISGTEAKALARELSERLDVNRFRVEVSVDEETRSFVFSIYHSGTGKLIRQFPPEGILFMAEQLKAASPSGVLLDEQV